The nucleotide window GGCTCGCTCGGTCgtaaattacaaaaatcgtgattttatttgtcaaaatttgaaacTTATTTTACCAGGCGCCCAAATGACCACAGGCAGCGATCGCTCAATGGTTTTAGCAGTGCGAATGCAAAGAGTGTTGTTTGTACTCAGCGTCCTTCAGAGTGCACTCGTCCAACATACTCACATTCGGTATCATATtgctgtgtatatgtatgtatgtgttattttgcctttttgttttgtttttgctcttttGTGTTGGTTCATTTTAGTGCTGTGACTCTGTGAAttcgtttttgaaatattttcgtctGTTTGGTGGAGTAAATATGGGCGTACGCACAAGCGCGCAATGAAGGAGCCATTCAAACCACTCATTTAGTGGTGTCTAATCatctatacttatgtatacatatttctacGTTGGAGCttattgaaatttgtttcaatTAATGGCGCTAATAAACTCTAATACCCATCgtaggtgcattttttatagtttagaagggtataaaaagatctttattttgttcttgatcgggcagtttgtatggcagccatatagCCACAACATATCCGGAGATTTTAGCGAAGATTTTGACAAAAATCcatgaagatacattgtcaaatgagttgacaagttttccataaagggacttgagtttgatcggtcagattatatggcagctatatggtataatTAATCGTTATTTCCGACAAAATAGCAACGTCTTGGAGAGAAAAatacgtgtgcaaaatttcagaacgatatctcaaaaactgaggggtTATTCGCATATATAGAGATGGACGAACAGACTGACATGCCTAAATAGACTCAGATAGTAATTTTggtcatttatgtatatatttgatagGGTCTCCGACTTTCCTTTaaggcaaacttaatatacactgcACAGGGTATATAACGGAATCGGTTACCATTGAAGCCGAGCTATTTTGTTAGAGAACTGCACTCTTCTCGGTTTGTTGAACAAAATCGGTTTCTTTGTAGAATTGCTCAAATtaacttttgaatatttatcCGATAACTGTGCTACAGTTTGTCTTGAGACCTGTTTTAATAGCAAAAGAAAATATCagatttcaattgaaaaatatttaaaagtgttattaaaaaattagggTATCCAATGATCCAGGTTattgaaattatgaaaacaaacaaGAGACCCTTTAACACTTTTTCTTTGAGCTGGCTtttcaaatttagtaaattaagCAGGCGACATAGCCCTTTTAACAATGATCGCTGAAGCCCTCAGCGGCTCAGTCCACCCTTACAGACAGAAATTCTGTccttcgaaataaaaaaaacatcaaagaaAGGAGTTTTCCTAGACAATATGGATCAGTTGATGGTGTTTCCCACATAAAATAGCTTCGCTGAAAATCCATCATGTCTTCATATGCGAAATGGAATCGGTCTAACTTTCCCAAAAACTCGAGAGCCACAATGTATGGCTGTGTAGAGTATTACTGATTACTTAATTTTtggataattaaattttattgaaactcAGTTTTAGTTTGATAGTTGATAACGCCTTGAGTAcgcaataaaatagaaaatcatTGTTTGCACAGACATACTTGAGAAATCTTATCGCTTTAACAATCTTAATATGATTTTCCTTCGGCTATTTGTGTTACTAGAGCGCTGATTAAATTCCTACAACTCTTTTTGTGGCTAAAATGTGGGTAGTTACATAATGAATGTGGTCTTGacataattttatgaattaatttgATCTTGACATGGTTTTATGAACTTGtataaatcttcttcttcttctttggcactATTGACCCACCCACGGTTCTGGAGCGAGAGAACAAAATGTCGTCAGTTATCTTCATCCTTTGCGAGGTCACACCAGTTGTATATTCCAACTGCAGCCATTCGCTATACAATTTGTTCTGCCATAAGACCATCCCGTGTCTGCTCAGTCCACCCATGCATCGCGAATCGTAGGAGCTTTTCTCTGCAGCATCATCTTCAAAGCGAACTGGATCCGCTGGATTTTATGCGCTTAACCATATCCCTGTCGCAGTAAATCTCATCCAGTTCGTAGTTCCAGATTCTTCGATACTCATCGCTCCCGCGAATGGTTCCAATGATCTTGCAAAGAACAGTTCTCCTGAATGTTCCAAGTACTTTTTCATCTCGGTCGTAACGATGCATATTTTTGACCTTTATAATGGGACGGGAATGATGACAGACTTTTGAGTGTAATTTTTGTATGTCGAGAGTCCCGAAATCACTACAATTATATACTATGTTTCGTATTTCGTTAGAACTTATTACAGAAAGCTCAAAATTCATACCTATCTAGtatacaaatgtaaatgtaaatatgtaaatttcgtTAGGCCccatatttaaacaattttttgcaaatattttctcaCGCAAATATGTAGATAATATAAATTTCCGCTCAAAAGAGTGAGTAATTATTTCGTTATTGATAATTACCCATATGAACATTGCCGGCAACACGCCACTTAGCACCTGAATATTTACTCGGCTGACAAATACTTGCAACCTCTTCTGTTTTGTTTCCAAAGGCCACTCCTACACGCAATTACTAATATTTGCTGACTAACAGGACAAATTCTCGCCAATAGTTTGGGCGCTGCgtttagttataaaattcacGAGGCCGCTCGAAGAAAATTCGGCTTTGTGCAGCAAGCATTACGATCCGTGGGTAAGAGCACAACCAAATTTAGACACAAACCCACATtcaagcaaacatacatacatacatttacataaacaACGCAACAGAATTGCGTTCGAGTACGCATGAGTGCGTATTGCGCCAAGTTCGCGAGGCTTTACAcgcgcatgtacatatgtatttatgtgtgtctCAAACTCTGTAATGATTACTTGGGCAACGGCTGCGATTGTGCGTACGCCGTCATCAATGAGTGGGTGGTTGGTCGTGGGCCATGAAGTGGCACATAAAGTGAAGCCAGCAAACGCTCGATTTGCCAAGGCAGCGGTTTCTAAGCGTTAACCGTTAAGTAACCAAACAAACTATTCGATTTGTTGGTGACGAAAATGGTTTACTGCGCCTTAAGTGGAGTGTTGCGTAATGAAATATTACGTCGTTTTTGCGTATGCTATACTTACGGGTCTtggtattaaaaagaaaaaacatgaAGTTTTAACACCCTGAAGGAGACGTCACAGATCCTGATTGGCATGATGAGCATAGACaatttagccatgcccgtctgtctTTCCGTCAGTCTGTCTACATATATTTACgtgaactagtctctcagtctcgaaatccaatgcagaataactcttggtGCTACtttagactgagtaggcaattgagaagaaaagcgttccctcgacgaacaaagatcaaactctacaagtcactcatcaactccgtcctgctatatcgTACAGAGGCATGGACTATGACGACAGCTGATGAGCGGGCGTTACGAgtattcgagagaaaggttctgcagaagatttgCGTATTGACAACGGTGAATATTGgagtcgatggaacaatgagctgtaaaAACTCCTTtgagagtattcaacgcagtaggGGAGACCGGGGTACCTGCggcactttttttttgaaccTGGATATCTCAGAAAATATCCAACGAATCGAAACTTATATAATCTTGAACGAGTCTgacattatttaaaaagaagATGTCGGTGAAACTTTTCTTGAAATTGTAGCGGAGACAAATTTATTTAAGGTTAATTGAAAATAGTCAAATCTGCTGAATGTACCCCGGGGCGGGGTAGCACCGGCAATTGCTGGGGAACCTTCGTCGTTCATGTGGTGAGatttagttattaaataaaaagcccttttttaatctttttacgttttattaaatataaaaagataaaCAAAAAGCATATTTTATGGTACTGTAGTTAAAAGCGTTGCCTCCTtggctttttttattaaatataaagagATAAACAAAAAGCATATTTTATGGTACTTTAGTTGCCTTCttggctttaaaaaatataaagttatttGATGTTGAAGCCACTTAGATCgagttcaaatatatatttagtgcGACTACGTGATGTTGAAGCAGGATTCACCGGGTTAGgaagtttaaatataatttcgcTTTTCAAAACCAATGATATATCCTTGTTTTCGGGCTTGACAAATATAGGCTGCAGAACATCAAGTTTCCTAAGAAAGCTAACTGTGAATGTACATTCACTAAGTCTCTCAATGATATCAGCAACataataaactttttgtttACAGGTTTGAAGAGGTGCGACAAGAACATAATCTCCCACATTCAGTTCGAAGTTATCAGTCAattcattatttgaaaaattctccATCTCCGGCGTTTCTTTGCCACCAACGAAAGATCCAACTGATTGGTCAGTGTCTGCGTATTCAACACTTATGTTACTTTCGTCAGAAGAATCAATATCATTTCTAACGGAAACTTTAGGCTTTTTAGTCTTCAgctggattttttttataatatttttagtatttttgttcttacgagcattttttttacttagaaACTGAATGTTTCTTTTTGCTGTTTGAGAGTTTATTGTGGACGCTTTTTCTTCCATCCGTTTTTTCTCACACGAACTAGTCAAAATTCGAGAGCAGCCAGATCGAGCAGTGGTTTTAGAAGCATTTAAACGGGAAATGGGACGAATTTGTTCTGGTGTTCGGGAAACAGGTGCACTAACACTTTCATCTAGCTGAAGTGGGTCTGTAATATTAACAATATTATCAGGCTGAAGCAGAAGAGGTTCAGTCAAACTATCCTCATCCGTATGATCTGCCGGAGCGAACTCATCTTCGCTAAAATTTTGGGAGTTGAAAGGATATATTCCTGTTGACTGGAAACCACTGATTATATTTTCTGATCTGAATGCTCTTTGAAATGGTAAGATAGACAGGTGGGCAACTTCGTATATCGTTATTCTCTTTCCTGGATTGTTTGTCATAAAATCAGTAAAAGacgtttgaagaaattttttaaatggtcCGTAAACTGACACGTTTAGTGGCTGGAGACGGTGCGAAGTATGAGGGGGAAACGACAATAGATGTATTCCATTATCCCGTGAATAATTGATGCAGTCAACGCTGCAGTGAGATGAATGGTTGTCGAGAAGCAAAAGAATCGGTCCCTCTTTAGaacattttgtgttattttgaaTGTGTTTAAGAACGTCTATAAACAATTCCGACATCATGCAACCACTTTTACTGACTAACCCGATAGACCCCGAAACACATCCATTTAAAAATTGGGAACTATTTCGTACGCGTGGAAAAACGTAAGCTGGTGGAAGCCGATTTCCACTGGCGTTGATTATTCCTACAAGGGTGACCAAACTGCCTCTCTCAGCTGAAACAGCTTGCCCAACTTGTCGTTGACCCTTCGTTGCAATTATCTAAAAAGCACCTCGAATTCGTTAAACTTTATAACTAAAATCGTTAATTAATTCACAAACCTTTGGCGAATCAACGACGGTCGTAATACCAGTTTCATCCAAATTGTATATATCATTTGGTTGAAATGAATACTCctcataaagtttttttaagtttaaataaaattcgtcGACAGCTTTTTTTGAGAAACCTTTTAGTCTTGCTAAACTAGTTCGCTCTGGCTTACGAAGAGTTAGGCTCGAATTCCGTTTCATAAAACCATATAGCCAATCCTCCCCAGCTTCTTTTTGAACATTCCATTTTTCAGGAAAGTCTTTGCCGTTAGCGACAGCGTATTGGTATGCCAACTTCTGAAAACTTTTATATGATAACCCATATTGATAATAACAACACTGTTTAATGTAGTCCACTAGTTCGATTTCTTCCTTCATCGTAAAAACTTGTCTCAAGGTAAATTTTGACTGGTAAATAGCATCTCCAGCCGTGTGACCGGCTAAAGGATCTTGTTTCTTTACTCGGGATTCGATGGTTTGtcgttttaaattatattttttacctgCAGACGTTGGCGTTTCTACACCGTTTAAGACATCTGCAACTGCCTTTCTCATCTTGCTTTCGTCAATATTCGATTGTGTTTTACGCTTATAATTTCGAACCATTTTTCACTATCtatataaatcttaaaaaaaagaaattatacgGGGCACCTTCGGCGAACTTGTATTTCTGCCCGGGGCACATTCGGCAAAAATATAGGTTCGCTGAATGTGCCCCAACACAAAACGCTGTATCTACCCCGGACATTCCCATTTTCGTtttctctattttattttaagtaattcaCTCTTTTTATCCCTTAATCACACTTTTTCACAGAGTTAACATTCTCACCTTTTAGTTTTGAtcaaagtttaaaaaaacaagtgaaacacaaaaagtttaatACACTTTTATTTTAGAGTCGAAAACACTATCAGCACTCCCGAAAACACAAAAGCACATGTAAATTTGTCGAATGCATAGAGAGAGATGTGAGACtacaaatcgatattttttataagtggtggGTAAGCGTTCGCTATTTTATGGTCAATGCAGCTTGTTCCTTCATACCGAAAACGCGATTGCCGAATGTACCCCAAAGCCGACGCTACCCCGGTCTCCcctacccgccgggggaagcaaaggaagaggaaaacctccactccgttagaaagac belongs to Bactrocera dorsalis isolate Fly_Bdor chromosome 1, ASM2337382v1, whole genome shotgun sequence and includes:
- the LOC125778074 gene encoding uncharacterized protein LOC125778074 encodes the protein MVRNYKRKTQSNIDESKMRKAVADVLNGVETPTSAGKKYNLKRQTIESRVKKQDPLAGHTAGDAIYQSKFTLRQVFTMKEEIELVDYIKQCCYYQYGLSYKSFQKLAYQYAVANGKDFPEKWNVQKEAGEDWLYGFMKRNSSLTLRKPERTSLARLKGFSKKAVDEFYLNLKKLYEEYSFQPNDIYNLDETGITTVVDSPKIIATKGQRQVGQAVSAERGSLVTLVGIINASGNRLPPAYVFPRVRNSSQFLNGCVSGSIGLVSKSGCMMSELFIDVLKHIQNNTKCSKEGPILLLLDNHSSHCSVDCINYSRDNGIHLLSFPPHTSHRLQPLNVCPPTGEQKSAVGHENNAMHCRQSHCIATATASARLSRSHQLPATTLPEQAAQQQRGRIQVAEHSGW